The Sporichthyaceae bacterium genome window below encodes:
- a CDS encoding PEP-utilizing enzyme → MASDARSLYHTESAKGCFWSTANVGEALPGVVTPFGWSVWGPAIDLGMKDAFRRTGALEPDRVVFDAETDKRAVTVFHGRGALSVNFLCEMGNRLPGTSSDAIAKQLLGEMPVGIQIPQTGKRHRAIAANMPKTFANIRKEALRDTAHTQAWWSSHIKAMPKRDMTATKAALEDARKEMCAMTAIQARAVFVGVQSIYDQLLALIAKSDITPEQANALMAGQGSHAETEIISDLWELGRHQQSLEAFLDKHGYHGLGEGQLIAKMWREDPEPVLRLAKQYAARPDSEHPHLMAEQRTREREAAEKALLAKTPAYQRPIAKLILKLAVARIPLRGVAKEALIRCLDVCRAAARRMGTLLVEQGVLTDPEDVFYFTADELIAGLPANAPEVAAQRRAVREELLRLDIPRTWEGTPVPIVIAETQAAEGAADDVVQVTGIGASGGVVEGLVRVVHDPTEVDVEPGEIIVSQTTDPSWAAVLFLATALVVDIGGPLSHAAVVARECGIPCVIGTDNGTAVLRTGDLVRVDGNKGTVEILKRAEVSA, encoded by the coding sequence ATGGCGTCGGATGCGCGCAGCCTGTACCACACCGAATCCGCGAAGGGCTGCTTCTGGAGCACGGCCAACGTCGGCGAGGCCCTCCCCGGCGTCGTCACACCGTTCGGCTGGTCGGTCTGGGGCCCGGCCATCGACCTGGGCATGAAGGACGCCTTCCGCCGGACCGGCGCGCTCGAGCCGGACCGCGTCGTGTTCGACGCCGAGACCGACAAGCGCGCGGTCACCGTCTTCCACGGCCGAGGCGCGTTGAGCGTGAACTTCCTCTGCGAGATGGGGAATCGGCTGCCCGGGACGAGCAGCGACGCGATCGCCAAACAACTGCTCGGTGAGATGCCGGTCGGGATCCAGATCCCGCAGACCGGCAAGCGCCACCGTGCGATCGCGGCGAACATGCCAAAGACGTTCGCCAACATCCGCAAGGAAGCCTTGCGGGACACCGCCCACACGCAGGCCTGGTGGTCCTCGCACATCAAGGCGATGCCGAAGCGCGACATGACGGCGACCAAGGCCGCGCTCGAGGACGCCCGCAAGGAGATGTGCGCGATGACCGCCATCCAGGCGCGCGCGGTCTTCGTCGGCGTCCAGTCCATCTACGACCAGTTGCTCGCGCTGATCGCGAAGTCCGACATCACGCCGGAGCAGGCGAACGCGTTGATGGCGGGTCAGGGCTCGCACGCCGAGACCGAGATCATCTCGGATCTCTGGGAGCTGGGCCGCCACCAACAGAGCCTCGAAGCCTTCCTCGACAAGCACGGTTACCACGGCCTCGGCGAGGGCCAGCTGATCGCGAAGATGTGGCGCGAGGACCCCGAGCCGGTACTGCGACTGGCGAAGCAGTACGCCGCCCGCCCGGACAGCGAGCACCCGCATCTGATGGCCGAGCAGCGCACCCGGGAGCGCGAGGCCGCCGAGAAGGCGTTGCTGGCCAAGACTCCCGCTTACCAGCGGCCGATCGCGAAACTGATCCTGAAGCTGGCCGTCGCCCGCATCCCGTTGCGCGGCGTGGCCAAGGAGGCGCTGATCCGCTGCCTCGACGTCTGCCGCGCCGCGGCCCGCCGCATGGGCACGCTACTGGTCGAGCAGGGCGTGCTGACCGATCCTGAGGACGTCTTCTACTTCACCGCCGACGAACTCATCGCCGGCTTGCCGGCCAATGCGCCGGAAGTTGCCGCCCAACGCCGCGCCGTCCGCGAGGAACTGCTGCGTCTGGACATCCCGCGCACCTGGGAAGGCACCCCCGTGCCGATCGTGATCGCCGAGACGCAGGCAGCCGAGGGCGCTGCCGATGACGTGGTCCAGGTGACCGGTATCGGGGCCAGCGGCGGCGTCGTCGAGGGCCTCGTCCGGGTGGTGCACGACCCGACCGAGGTCGACGTGGAGCCCGGCGAGATCATCGTCAGCCAGACCACCGACCCGAGTTGGGCAGCGGTGCTGTTCCTGGCCACCGCTCTGGTGGTGGACATCGGCGGGCCACTGAGCCACGCCGCCGTGGTCGCCCGCGAGTGCGGCATCCCATGTGTGATCGGCACCGACAACGGAACCGCGGTGCTGCGCACCGGCGACCTGGTCCGGGTGGACGGGAACAAGGGCACCGTCGAGATTCTGAAACGCGCGGAGGTGTCGGCGTGA